Proteins from a single region of Dioscorea cayenensis subsp. rotundata cultivar TDr96_F1 unplaced genomic scaffold, TDr96_F1_v2_PseudoChromosome.rev07_lg8_w22 25.fasta BLBR01001029.1, whole genome shotgun sequence:
- the LOC120255489 gene encoding uncharacterized protein LOC120255489 has product MEIYIKPSKALLDANLFAQIADFGLARFKSSIGNELQHDEEDVVEKPATTETYEKAKTQGGMRMNGFPELEECQWGGESLFPAGLRPDGAGIPRNIPPTVGLDRLSVDSETQRSSQKRLGKVLSSNDYVVEWICSEIKKSTTS; this is encoded by the exons ATGGAGATATATATCAAGCCCAGTAAAGCTCTCCTTGATGCCAATCTATTTGCTCAGATCGCTGACTTCGGCCTTGCGAGATTTAAGAGCTCCATTGGCAATGAACTTCAGCATGATGAAGAGGATGTAGTCGAGAAAC CGGCGACGACGGAGACCTATGAGAAGGCGAAGACACAGGGGGGGATGAGGATGAACGGTTTTCCAGAGTTGGAG GAATGTCAGTGGGGTGGGGAATCCCTGTTCCCTGCGGGGCTCCGCCCCGACGGGGCAGGGATTCCCCGAAACATCCCCCC AACAGTAGGGCTTGATAGGTTGAGTGTCGACAGCGAAACCCAGAGAAGCAGCCAGAAAAGACTGGGTAAAGTGCTCTCTAGCAATGACTACGTGGTGGAGTGGATCTGCTCGGAGATCAAGAAAAGCACCACCAGCTAG
- the LOC120255492 gene encoding MLO-like protein 1: MGGGEEEALKLEYTPTWIVAAVCSIIVFISLVVERLLHRLGKLLKKRKQKPLFEALLKVKEELMLLGFISLLLTVFQGLMQRICIPEGWTLHMLPCKKEGDLSSDAHGGARRLLSSGGEGSSHCTSKGKVPLLSIEALHQLHIFIFVLAITHVLFSLFTMLLGGAKIRQWKHWEDSIQKDVTQSAPTKVTHVNQFEFIRDRFKGLGKDSVLISWVHAFLKQFYGSVTKSDYTTMRLGFIMTHCRGNPQFDFYKYMMRALEADFKRVVGISWYLWVFVVIFLLLNIDGWHTYFWIAFIPLILLLAVGTKLEHVITQLAHEVAEKHSAIEGELVVNPSDEHFWFHRPRIVLYLLHFILFQNAFEIAFFFWILTTYGFDSCIMGQVGFIVPRLVIGVIIQLLCSYSSLPLYAIVTQMGSSFKKAIFDEHVQEGLVGWAQKIKKRKAKGGSSKPESTEGSAAGIQLTIRNLQEQPLMEETKINNAV, encoded by the exons atgggaggaggagaagaggaagCGTTGAAGCTCGAGTATACGCCCACATGGATCGTTGCTGCAGTGTGCTCCATCATCGTCTTCATATCCCTTGTCGTTGAGCGCCTTCTTCACCGTCTCGGCAAG cttttgaagaaaaggaagcagaaACCGCTCTTTGAGGCACTCCTCAAGGTCAAGGAAG AGTTGATGTTGCTGGGGTTTATTTCGCTTCTGCTTACGGTTTTCCAGGGGCTTATGCAGAGGATTTGCATTCCTGAAGGCTGGACCTTGCATATGCTCCCTTGTAAGAAGGAAGGGGATCTCTCTTCGGATGCCCATGGTGGCGCCCGGCGGTTACTGTCGTCGGGTGGTGAGGGCTCGAGTCATTGCACGAGCAAG GGAAAAGTACCATTGTTATCTATTGAAGCATTGCATCAGCTACATATCTTCATCTTTGTTCTTGCAATTACTCATGTGCTTTTCAGTCTCTTCACTATGCTTTTAGGGGGAGCAAAG ATTCGTCAGTGGAAACACTGGGAGGATTCAATCCAGAAAGATGTTACACAAAGTG CTCCGACAAAAGTTACCCATGTGAACCAATTTGAATTTATAAGGGACCGTTTCAAGGGCCTTGGGAAAGATTCAGTGTTAATAAGTTGGGTG CATGCTTTTTTGAAGCAATTCTATGGATCTGTGACCAAATCAGACTATACCACAATGAGGCTAGGCTTTATTATG ACACATTGCAGAGGGAACCCACAATTTGATTTTTACAAGTATATGATGCGTGCCCTTGAAGCTGATTTCAAAAGAGTTGTTGGTATTAG TTGGTACCTGTGGGTTTTCGTTGTCATCTTCTTGTTGCTCAATATCGATG GCTGGCATACATACTTCTGGATAGCGTTCATCCCTTTAATT CTTCTACTTGCCGTGGGCACGAAGTTGGAACATGTTATTACTCAATTGGCTCATGAAGTTGCTGAAAAACATTCGGCCATTGAGGGTGAATTAGTTGTCAATCCTTCTGATGAACACTTTTGGTTTCATCGACCACGAATTGTCCTCTACTTGCTTCATTTTATCCTCTTCCAGAATGCCTTCGAAATTGCGTTCTTCTTCTGGATATTG ACCACATATGGCTTCGATTCCTGCATCATGGGACAAGTTGGATTTATCGTCCCCAGGCTTGTAATCGG GGTAATAATCCAGCTCCTCTGCAGCTACAGCTCTCTACCACTATATGCAATTGTCACCCAG ATGGGAAGCTCATTCAAGAAAGCGATATTTGACGAGCATGTGCAAGAGGGACTCGTAGGCTGGGCacagaagatcaagaaaaggaAAGCAAAGGGTGGATCGAGCAAACCGGAGTCGACAGAAGGGTCCGCCGCGGGGATTCAGTTGACCATTCGCAACCTGCAAGAACAACCTCTGATGGAGGAGACAAAAATTAACAATGCAGTGTGA